The Streptomyces sp. NBC_00483 genome contains the following window.
GGCACCGGCCGGTTCCCCGGCGCCCTCACCGCCAACGCCTACCTCGGCGGCGCCGGCATCACCGCCTGCCTCGACGCGGGCGCGGATGTCGTGGTCACGGGGCGAGTCACCGACGCCGCGCTCGTGACCGGGCCCGCGGCCTGGCACTTCGGGTGGGCGGGGAGCGATTACGACCGGCTCGCAGGGGCCGTCGTCGCCGGGCACGTCCTCGAATGCGGGACGCAGGCGACCGGCGGCAACTACTCCCGATTCGCCGACCGCGCCCACCAGTTGGCCCGCCCCGGCTTCCCCCTCGCCGAGATCCACGAGGACGGTTCCGCCGTCATCACCAAGCACCCCGGCACCGGCGGCTTCGTCGAACTCGGCACCGTCACTGAGCAGCTCCTGTACGAGACCGGGGGCGCCCGGTACGCCGGGCCCGACGCCACCGCCCGCCTCGACACCGTCCGCCTGGAACAGGAGGGCGCCGACCGCGTGCGCATCCACGGCGTACGCGGTGAGGCCCCGCCGCCCACCCTCAAGGTCGGGCTCAACCGGCTCGGCGGGTTCCGGGGCGAGGTCGTCTTCGTGCTCACCGGCCTGGACATCGAGGTCAAGGCGGAGCTGGTGCGGCGGCAGATGGACGAAGCGCTGCGCACCGCCAAGTCGGCGCCCGCACACGTCCGTTGGGAGCTGTCCCGAACCGACCGGGCCGACGCCGACACCGAGGAGACCGCGAGCGCGCTGCTCCGCCTGGTCGTACGCGACCAGAACCAGGACGCCGTCGGCCGGGCCCTGAGCGGCGCCGCGGTGGAGCTGGCCCTCGCCTCCTACCCCGGCTTCCACGTCACCGCCCCGCCCGGCAAGGGCTCCCCGTACGGGGTGTTCGAGGCGGAGTACGTGGAGCGGGGCGAGGTCCCGCATGTCGCGGTGCTGCCGGACGGGGAGCGGCGGCCGATCCCCGTACACGTAGGAGAGACGCGCCCGCTCGTCCCCGTCGAGGACCCCGCTCTCCCGGAGCCTCTGCCCGCCGGGCCCACGCGCCGCGTTCCCCTCGGCCTGATCGCGGGGGCTCGCAGCGGGGACAAGGGCGGCGATGCGAATGTGGGGGTGTGGGTGGAGAGCGATGCGGCGTGGCGCTGGTTGGTCCACACCCTGACGGTGGACCGCTTCCGCGAACTCCTGCCGGAGACGGCGTTGCGCTCCCGGGGCTCTGATAGGCCGACCGTAACCCGCCACCCCCTCCCCAGCCTCCGCGCACTCAACTTCACGGTTGAGGGCCTCCTGGGCGAAGGCGTCGCCGCGCAACACCGATTCGACCCACAAGCCAAGGGCCTCGCCGAATGGCTCCGCTCACGCCACCTCGACATACCGGAGGCCCTCCTGTGACCGTCCTGGCCAGCGCCCTGGACACCCGGTCCGACGACTACGCCGGACGGCGCACCGCCCTCCTCGACAAGCTCACCGCCCTCGACACCGAGCATGCGAAGGCCGTCGCGGGCGGCGGCGAGAAGTACGTCGAACGGCACCGCAAGCGCGGCAAGTTGCTCGCCCGCGAACGCATCGAGCTGCTGCTCGACCCCGACACCCCCTTCCTCGAACTGTCCCCGCTCGCCGCCTGGGGCAGCGACTACGCCGTCGGCGGCTCCCTCGTCACCGGCGTCGGCGTCGTCGAGGGCGTCGAGTGCCTGATCACGGCCAACGACCCGACCGTGCGCGGCGGCGCCAGCAACCCCTGGTCCCTGAAGAAGGCGCTGCGGGCGAACGAGATCGCCCACGCCAACCGGCTCCCTGCCATCTCGCTCGTCGAGTCCGGCGGCGCCGATCTCCCCTCCCAGAAGGAGATCTTCATCCCCGGGGGCGGGATCTTCCGCGACATCACGCGGCTCTCGGCCGCCGGGATCCCCACCGTCGCCGTCGTCTTCGGCAACTCCACCGCCGGAGGCGCGTACATCCCCGGTATGTCCGATCACGTGATCATGGTGAAGGAGAAGGCGAAGGTCTTCCTCGGCGGGCCGCCGCTGGTCAAGATGGCGACCGGCGAGGAGAGCGACGACGAGTCGCTCGGCGGCGCCGAGATGCACGCCCGCACCTCCGGACTCGCCGACTACTTCGCCCACGACGAGCAGGACGCCATCCGGCAGGCCCGCCGCGTCGTCGCCCGCCTCAACCACCGCAAGGCGTACGCCGATCCACAGCCTGTGGAGCCGCCCAAGTACGACCCCGAGGAACTCCTCGGCATCGTCCCCGACGATCTGAAGGAGCCCTTCGACCCGCGCGAGGTGATCGCCCGGCTCGTCGACGCCTCCGACTTCGACGAGTTCAAGCCCCTCTACGGCACGAGCCTCGTCACCGGCTGGGCCGCTCTCCACGGCCATCCCGTCGGCATCCTCGCCAACGCGCAGGGCGTCCTCTTCAGCGAGGAGTCGCAGAAGGCCGCGCAGTTCATCCAGCTCGCCAACCAGCGCGACATCCCGCTGCTCTTCCTCCACAACACCACCGGCTACATGGTCGGCAAGGAGTACGAGCAGGGCGGCATCATCAAACACGGCGCGATGATGATCAACGCCGTCTCCAACTCCCGTGTCCCGCACCTCTCCGTGCTGATGGGCGCCTCGTACGGCGCCGGGCACTACGGCATGTGCGGGCGCGCCTACGATCCCCGTTTCCTCTTCGCCTGGCCCAGCGCCAAGTCCGCCGTCATGGGGCCGCAGCAGCTGGCGGGAGTGCTGTCGATCGTGGCGCGGCAGTCCGCCGCCGCGAAGGGGCAGCCGTACGACGAGGAGGCCGACGCCGGGCTCCGCGCCATGGTCGAGCAGCAGATCGAGGCCGAGTCGCTGCCGATGTTCCTGTCCGGGCGGCTCTACGACGACGGGGTCATCGACCCCCGTGACACCCGAACTGTTCTCGGCATCTGCCTGTCCGCGATCCACACCGCACCGTACGAGGGCGCCCGCGGCGGCTTCGGCGTCTTCCGGATGTAAGGGGCCCGCACCGATGATCACCAGTGTGCTCGTCGCCAACCGCGGCGAGATCACCTGCCGCGTCTTCCGTACCTGCCGTGAGCTGGGCATACGTACCGTCGCCCTGCACTCGGACCCGGACGCCGACGCCTTGCACGTGCGCGAGGCCGATCTCGCCGTACGGCTCCCGGGGGCCACCCCCGCCGACACCTATCTGCGCGCCGACCTCGTCGTGAAGGCCGCCCTCGACGCGGGCGCCGACGCCGTGCACCCCGGGTACGGCTTCCTCTCCGAGAACGCCGACTTCGCCCGCGCCGTCGCCGACGCGGGGCTCACCTGGATCGGGCCGCCGCCCATGGCGATCGAGGCGATGGCGTCCAAGACGCGCGCCAAGGAGCTGATGGGCGTCGCGCCGCTCGGCTCCGACATCACGGCCGACGACCTGCCCGTCCTGGTCAAGGCGTCCGCCGGTGGCGGCGGGCGCGGGATGCGGGTCGTACGCGAACTCGCCGCACTGGATGGGGAGTTGGAGGCCGCGCGGTCCGA
Protein-coding sequences here:
- a CDS encoding acyclic terpene utilization AtuA family protein, which gives rise to MSRPPLRIGNASGFYGDRFDAMKEMLTGGELDVLTGDYLAELTMLILGRDRLKNADRGYARTFLRQLEECLGLAVERGTKIVANAGGLNPAGLADAVRELADRLGIAVRVAHVEGDDLLGTGRFPGALTANAYLGGAGITACLDAGADVVVTGRVTDAALVTGPAAWHFGWAGSDYDRLAGAVVAGHVLECGTQATGGNYSRFADRAHQLARPGFPLAEIHEDGSAVITKHPGTGGFVELGTVTEQLLYETGGARYAGPDATARLDTVRLEQEGADRVRIHGVRGEAPPPTLKVGLNRLGGFRGEVVFVLTGLDIEVKAELVRRQMDEALRTAKSAPAHVRWELSRTDRADADTEETASALLRLVVRDQNQDAVGRALSGAAVELALASYPGFHVTAPPGKGSPYGVFEAEYVERGEVPHVAVLPDGERRPIPVHVGETRPLVPVEDPALPEPLPAGPTRRVPLGLIAGARSGDKGGDANVGVWVESDAAWRWLVHTLTVDRFRELLPETALRSRGSDRPTVTRHPLPSLRALNFTVEGLLGEGVAAQHRFDPQAKGLAEWLRSRHLDIPEALL
- a CDS encoding acyl-CoA carboxylase subunit beta — encoded protein: MTVLASALDTRSDDYAGRRTALLDKLTALDTEHAKAVAGGGEKYVERHRKRGKLLARERIELLLDPDTPFLELSPLAAWGSDYAVGGSLVTGVGVVEGVECLITANDPTVRGGASNPWSLKKALRANEIAHANRLPAISLVESGGADLPSQKEIFIPGGGIFRDITRLSAAGIPTVAVVFGNSTAGGAYIPGMSDHVIMVKEKAKVFLGGPPLVKMATGEESDDESLGGAEMHARTSGLADYFAHDEQDAIRQARRVVARLNHRKAYADPQPVEPPKYDPEELLGIVPDDLKEPFDPREVIARLVDASDFDEFKPLYGTSLVTGWAALHGHPVGILANAQGVLFSEESQKAAQFIQLANQRDIPLLFLHNTTGYMVGKEYEQGGIIKHGAMMINAVSNSRVPHLSVLMGASYGAGHYGMCGRAYDPRFLFAWPSAKSAVMGPQQLAGVLSIVARQSAAAKGQPYDEEADAGLRAMVEQQIEAESLPMFLSGRLYDDGVIDPRDTRTVLGICLSAIHTAPYEGARGGFGVFRM